A DNA window from Drosophila biarmipes strain raj3 chromosome 2R, RU_DBia_V1.1, whole genome shotgun sequence contains the following coding sequences:
- the LOC108022104 gene encoding uncharacterized protein LOC108022104: MQLFTRVILLAVTLISVSAVPRFGEDGVLEQVLFRMVGGEAQGRALPPAAQTCANNYLNTTQKNGDKLANATDACEAAANRTKVSYTQTSNSTVSQIRLQLLTLEQNLQLCRNETDAALFLNCTVSTFDKNLQLLDTSNSQAYQTQSQFVSNATQVTAEKTNCISAAVSEAKVQSIQAANDFNTCLEKIAVQREIPQQQVQQQQVEQQVIHTQIPKEQVPERPQQQFNELPLTN, from the exons ATGCAGCTATTCACACGAGTTATCCTTCTGGCCGTGACCCTGATCAGC GTCAGTGCCGTGCCGCGTTTTGGAGAAGATGGGGTTCTGGAGCAGGTCCTTTTCCGCATGGTCGGTGGTGAGGCCCAGGGACGCGCCCTGCCTCCCGCTGCCCAGACCTGTGCCAACAACTACCTGAACACCACCCAGAAGAACGGCGACAAGCTGGCCAATGCCACCGACGCCTGCGAGGCGGCAGCCAACCGCACCAAGGTGTCCTACACCCAGACGAGCAACTCCACCGTCAGCCAGATCCGCCTCCAGCTGTTGACCCTGGAGCAGAACCTACAGCTCTGCCGCAACGAGACCGACGCGGCTCTCTTCCTCAACTgcactgtgtccact TTCGACAAGAACCTCCAGCTGCTGGACACTTCCAACTCGCAGGCCTACCAGACCCAGTCTCAGTTCGTCTCCAACGCCACCCAGGTGACTGCCGAGAAGACCAACTGCATCAGCGCGGCTGTGAGCGAGGCCAAGGTTCAATCCATCCAGGCGGCCAATGACTTCAATACCTGCCTGGAAAAGATCGCCGTCCAGCGGGAGATTCCCCAGCAgcaggtgcagcagcagcaggtggagcagcaggtgATTCACACCCAGATTCCCAAGGAGCAGGTTCCTGAGAGGCCCCAGCAGCAGTTCAACGAGCTGCCTTTGACCAACTAG